A window of Natranaeroarchaeum aerophilus contains these coding sequences:
- a CDS encoding molybdopterin-dependent oxidoreductase — protein sequence MLISSTRQLLLPTNPSYLGEFDLQTERHRVTCATGEYEVGQWRGVRIGALLSRVEADEGSTHLLVTGDDGYRACISMTAAHDALLAVAREDEQGDGRLPRFVGDAIDGAESVASVERIETLHLDPAEDASEYTGHPTADV from the coding sequence GTGCTAATCTCTAGCACCCGACAACTGCTCTTGCCGACGAACCCGTCGTATCTCGGTGAGTTCGACCTCCAGACCGAACGTCACAGAGTAACCTGTGCGACCGGCGAGTACGAGGTGGGACAGTGGCGCGGCGTTCGGATCGGGGCGCTGCTCTCACGCGTCGAGGCGGACGAAGGATCGACGCATCTGCTGGTTACCGGGGACGACGGCTACCGGGCCTGCATTTCGATGACGGCAGCACACGACGCGCTGCTGGCTGTAGCACGTGAGGACGAACAGGGGGACGGACGACTTCCCAGATTTGTCGGCGACGCGATCGACGGTGCGGAGTCAGTGGCGAGCGTTGAACGGATCGAAACGCTTCATCTCGACCCAGCCGAAGACGCCAGCGAGTACACCGGCCATCCCACGGCCGACGTCTGA
- a CDS encoding NAD-dependent epimerase/dehydratase family protein, whose amino-acid sequence MHLLITGGNGFIGRHICANAVAADHDVTSVARSGSPPDAETADWTDQVEWIAADVFAPHEWRSYLSTVDCVVHSIGTISETLETGVTFERLNGDSAIVAALEADRAGVDRFVYVSSSTKPPLVRDAYMTARRRAEAAIVDLEMDVLIPRFGPVYGPDQPHFPALANYLFTAVGEVEPIARRLGEDRPFSVEMAGQAICELAVTDDPPASPITAETLAALAR is encoded by the coding sequence ATGCACCTGCTGATCACCGGCGGTAACGGCTTCATTGGCCGCCACATCTGTGCAAACGCCGTCGCTGCGGACCACGACGTAACGAGCGTCGCGAGAAGCGGTTCTCCGCCGGACGCCGAGACTGCCGACTGGACCGACCAGGTCGAGTGGATCGCTGCCGACGTGTTCGCGCCCCACGAGTGGCGTTCGTACCTGTCGACTGTCGACTGTGTCGTCCACTCGATCGGTACCATCTCGGAGACCCTCGAGACGGGCGTGACGTTCGAGCGTCTCAACGGCGATTCCGCGATCGTCGCCGCACTGGAGGCCGACCGGGCTGGCGTTGACCGCTTCGTGTACGTCTCTTCGTCGACGAAGCCGCCGCTGGTCCGGGACGCATACATGACGGCTCGACGCCGTGCCGAGGCCGCCATCGTCGACCTCGAAATGGACGTCCTGATTCCGCGGTTCGGACCGGTCTACGGCCCGGACCAGCCACACTTTCCGGCGCTCGCGAACTACCTGTTCACCGCGGTCGGGGAGGTCGAACCGATCGCACGTCGCCTCGGAGAAGACAGACCGTTTTCGGTCGAGATGGCCGGACAGGCAATTTGCGAACTCGCAGTCACGGACGACCCACCTGCGAGTCCCATCACCGCCGAAACGCTCGCCGCGCTTGCACGATGA